A single Corticium candelabrum chromosome 16, ooCorCand1.1, whole genome shotgun sequence DNA region contains:
- the LOC134191851 gene encoding uncharacterized protein LOC134191851 isoform X2 — protein sequence MDRFFKSFRPPSDDDMDDPFREFRVFFGGLDDDDDNPTSSGPTFGGAFGFSRDMFREMDELMQEIMTSGRGGRYRPGMREDDPDRNFGSDMRNRMLKDPNDPFWRREYRPTEKSAEKPPDLKKKRFFPDITTQPKGDTDLDASIAADPSQLDYLLRQEQEKDSPVMNQADGSLSHDMTYSHSSTTFSMSTDGSYERRQTTRRRDVHGNEEETVIQSDENETRTVTTYRHSNGEEETTEMINRNRPEDFLSPIERRYTHEENPAHTLTDDLSNKPSTILRRFWNSIWSS from the exons ATGGATAGGTTTTTCAAATCATTTCGACCGCCATCTGACGACGACATGGATGATCCATTTCGCGAATTTCGTGTTTTCTTCGGCGGTCtagacgacgacgacgacaatcCAACGTCATCAGG ACCTACGTTTGGAGGAGCATTTGGTTTCAGTAGAGATATGTTTCGCGAGATGGATGAGCTGATGCAAGAAATCATGACGAGTGGTCGAGGTGGCCGCTACCGACCTGGCATGCGTGAAGACGACCCGGACCGTAATTTTGGTAGCGACATGCGTAACCGAATGCTCAAGGATCCTAATGACCCGTTTTGGAGGCGAGAATATCGACCCACAGAGAAATCGGCAGAGAAACCGCCTGAT CTGAAGAAGAAACGTTTTTTCCCTGACATCACAACTCAACCCAAAGGAGACACAG ACTTAGACGCATCTATTGCTGCTGATCCATCACAGCTCGACTACTTACTAAGACAGGAGCAAGAGAAAGATTCACCTGTGATGAACCAAGCAGATGGGTCTCTATCACACGATATGACCTACTCACACAGTAGTACAACATTTAGCATGTCCACTGATGGA TCATATGAGAGGAGACAGACTACAAGAAGACGTGATGTTCATGGCAATGAAGAA GAAACAGTCATACAATCTGATGAGAATGAGACTCGTACAGTCACCACATATCGTCATTCCAACGGGGAAGAAGAGACAACAGAGATGATTAACCGCAACAGACCTGAAG ATTTTCTCTCTCCAATAGAAAGACGATACACTCACGAAGAGAATCCAGcgcacacactgacagacgaCCTCAGTAACAAGCCATCAACAATACTCAGACGTTTCTGGAACAGTATTTGGTCATCATAA
- the LOC134191852 gene encoding nuclear receptor 2C2-associated protein-like translates to MSSASGSPRTQSGSAMTQDGSAMTQSGSAVTQSGSAATQSGSAMKSLVASATVKVSSVWKHNPMKSGKYFMFDGEEETAWNSAQGIPQWISFEFDHPVHIHEVHMQFHGGFVGSLCHMTGKQRVGGEPIDFGDFYPEDNNAEQIFVLSIAEKITRFRVLFRKSTDFYGRITLYKVDLLGFTC, encoded by the exons ATGAGCTCTGCTAGCGGCTCTCCTAGGACACAGAGCGGCTCTGCTATGACACAGGACGGCTCTGCTATGACACAGAGCGGCTCTGCTGTGACACAGAGCGGCTCTGCTGCGACACAGAGCGGCTCTGCTATGAAATCTTTAGTTGCCAGTGCAACAGTAAA AGTTAGTTCTGTTTGGAAACATAACCCGATGAAATCTGGCAAGTACTTCATGTTTGATGGAGAGGAAGAAACAGCTTGGAACTCTGCCCAG GGCATTCCTCAATGGATCTCGTTTGAATTTGATCATCCTGTACATATCCACGAAGTTCATATGCAATTTCACGGTGGATTTGTAGGCAGTTTATGTCACATGACAGGCAAACAACGGGTTGGTGGAGAGCCAATAGATTTTGGAGACTTCTATCCAGAGGACAACAATGCTGAGCAG ATATTTGTGCTGTCAATAGCAGAGAAAATTACTAGGTTTCGAGTATTGTTTAGAAAGAGCACAGATTTCTATGGGCGCATCACTTTATACAAAGTGGACTTGCTAGGATTCACTTGCTAA
- the LOC134191861 gene encoding uncharacterized protein LOC134191861 has translation MSQKEYCPFASCRVSGTLQRLLCHIRSTHGEEELPADFVSRLNLSQCVCCKKWFQKLAQHSQQCKKRPTGQRCLSLSLKESTTSMATPTHDDDVAVPDAVESTVLSVGESESITTQEPVSQVGFIVDTALGKEATAWQYIRDIPVGAILSAVPPRTVQCISSAARALFQECCAVVFDKLEQDSDDESAWKLLFLLPRMLLSPSNLTRGGKSNTYQVKAVFQKFLAFQWDQLLQFNQTTSNKLKSVFSGDTQVKQAAQRLVKCGELSRAARVLTSSGLAPITDNTISQLSMKHPSRVKDVKALSREDLSSVNIPTSQLLETIQTSPRGSSPGPSGWRFEHFRALSSNTTTLRSLSYICSLIAAGTLPDCAVRLLTAARLIALPKSNNDVRPVAIGECLRRLTARAICALKKKEFSEFFSPLQYGVATKGGAELLVHQIQILLEANKDWVLVKTDVKNAFNSINRCVMIDQVLASFPEISNHVFKMYAGFGDLIIYKGNSTTTLLSEEGVHQGDPLGPVLFSVATHRSLLNLQSTHGDVVVLAYLDDVFLLGLPDQAMAAFEDLKHAFSNIGLEISNKKCEVFSPQSSDVLINGQIPSIPVTSTGTKILGIPIGCPSFVENQCTSFVQSGDLLCNQLANLEDPQSAMLLLRHCHVPRMTHLTRSVAPQYLSSATSLHDHQTRQTFVEILKYGPIQEDRWLQATLPIRHGGFGMTSIKEICQLAFVSSWAHTLSALPKRFPNMEKILDDLVFHPDTTGSIGCDLQRATPPDKSLIDLLDNPNRLQQKLTRQYTTSVATYVVEHAPLPRDLARLRSLRGNGAGAWLTAIPESTNLAFEPYEYRLACLLRMGLQLPAVSWIQECNCGSVLDDMGYHLLTCKKGGGPVWSHDSVVSNWDDCLRQLKIHHKREPRDRYSNSNNRPDIVVFDVGTGANTELDVALSHPWASDILCQAALRDGAAATRREDRKFSKYSQIKLPGMASMKFVPLVMEHFGRWGDEATKYLQELSQRSTDDAGNHNSKAFMCYWRKRFSTTLQKCNAKTICKKILTLTSNDNRNIDIDDFLTQFFIH, from the coding sequence ATGTCTCAAAAAGAATACTGTCCATTTGCGTCGTGCCGTGTTTCTGGGACACTTCAACGTTTGTTATGTCATATTCGTTCGACTCATGGCGAGGAAGAGCTTCCGGCCGACTTCGTTAGCCGTTTGAATCTTTCACAGTGCGTTTGCTGCAAGAAATGGTTCCAGAAGCTAGCTCAGCATTCTCAGCAATGTAAGAAACGGCCGACGGGTCAACGCTGTCTTTCTTTGTCGTTGAAGGAGAGTACAACGTCTATGGCTACGCCCACTCATGATGACGACGTGGCGGTACCTGACGCTGTCGAGTCTACCGTTTTGTCCGTTGGGGAGTCAGAATCTATCACTACCCAGGAGCCTGTTTCTCAGGTTGGTTTTATTGTAGATACTGCATTGGGTAAAGAGGCGACCGCGTGGCAATATATACGGGACATTCCAGTCGGGGCCATTTTGTCTGCAGTTCCTCCTAGGACGGTTCAATGTATCAGTTCTGCAGCTCGAGCTCTATTTCAAGAATGTTGCGCTGTAGTATTTGACAAATTGGAACAAGATTCAGATGATGAATCTGCTTGGAAGCTTCTCTTTCTACTCCCCCGTATGTTATTATCTCCTAGCAACCTGACTAGAGGAGGAAAATCAAATACGTATCAGGTGAAAGCTgtttttcaaaaattccttgCCTTTCAGTGGGATCAGCTGTTGCAGTTCAaccaaacaacaagcaacaaactaAAATCGGTTTTTTCAGGAGACACACAGGTGAAACAGGCGGCACAGAGGCTAGTCAAATGCGGAGAACTGTCACGAGCAGCTAGAGTTTTGACAAGTTCAGGTCTAGCACCAATAACAGATAATACAATCTCACAGCTATCCATGAAACATCCCTCTCGGGTCAAGGATGTGAAAGCGCTTTCAAGAGAAGACCTTAGCAGTGTAAATATTCCAACGTCTCAATTGTTAGAAACAATTCAAACTTCTCCCAGGGGCTCAAGTCCAGGACCATCTGGATGGAGGTTTGAACATTTTCGAGCTTTATCATCAAATACTACCACTCTAAGAAGTCTCAGCTACATCTGCTCCTTAATCGCCGCAGGTACATTGCCAGATTGTGCAGTCAGGCTACTGACTGCAGCTCGTCTTATAGCTTTGCCTAAGTCTAACAACGATGTTCGTCCAGTGGCTATAGGGGAGTGCTTGAGAAGACTTACGGCACGCGCTATTTGTGCTCTAAAAAAGAAAGAATTTTCCGAATTTTTCTCTCCTCTACAGTATGGTGTTGCTACGAAAGGCGGTGCAGAGCTCCTAGTTCACCAGATCCAAATACTTTTAGAAGCGAACAAGGATTGGGTTCTAGTAAAAACTGATGTGAAGAATGCTTTCAATTCCATCAATAGGTGTGTTATGATCGACCAAGTTCTGGCATCTTTTCCGGAGATCTCTAACCATGTCTTTAAGATGTATGCTGGCTTTGGGGATCTAATTATATACAAGGGCAATTCAACCACGACTCTATTATCTGAAGAGGGGGTCCACCAGGGTGATCCCCTGGGTCCGGTGCTGTTTTCTGTGGCAACTCATCGTAGCCTCCTCAACTTACAGTCAACACATGGAGATGTCGTAGTTTTGGCTTATCTGGACGATGTCTTCCTGTTGGGGCTGCCGGATCAAGCTATGGCAGCGTTCGAGGATCTCAAACACGCTTTCTCCAATATCGGTTTGGAAATTTCCAACAAGAAATGTGAGGTTTTTTCGCCACAATCAAGCGATGTCCTGATTAACGGACAAATTCCATCAATTCCGGTTACATCAACTGGAACAAAGATCTTAGGAATTCCAATCGGTTGCCCATCATTCGTTGAGAACCAGTGCACATCATTCGTTCAATCAGGGGATCTTTTATGTAATCAGCTGGCCAACCTTGAAGACCCACAAAGTGCAATGCTGCTCTTAAGACATTGCCATGTGCCAAGGATGACTCACCTAACAAGATCTGTAGCTCCACAGTATCTCAGCAGCGCCACATCTCTTCACGACCatcagacaagacagacattCGTTGAAATACTCAAGTATGGGCCAATCCAGGAAGATCGGTGGTTACAAGCTACCCTTCCAATCAGACACGGAGGCTTCGGAATGACCTCTATCAAGGAGATATGTCAACTAGCCTTCGTTTCGAGCTGGGCTCACACACTGTCAGCTTTACCCAAACGATTTCCAAACATGGAAAAGATATTGGATGATCTAGTTTTCCATCCTGATACGACAGGTTCTATTGGTTGCGACTTACAACGCGCCACTCCTCCTGACAAGTCTCTTATAGATTTACTTGACAATCCTAACAGACTGCAGCAAAAGTTAACACGCCAATATACTACATCAGTTGCTACTTACGTTGTGGAACACGCTCCTCTTCCGAGGGACTTGGCTCGTCTACGTTCACTACGAGGAAATGGTGCTGGCGCCTGGCTTACTGCAATCCCCGAATCGACAAATCTCGCATTTGAACCTTACGAATATCGTTTGGCGTGTTTGTTGAGGATGGGGTTGCAGCTGCCAGCTGTCAGCTGGATACAAGAGTGTAATTGTGGGTCGGTGTTGGACGATATGGGATATCACCTCCTCACTTGTAAAAAAGGCGGAGGACCGGTTTGGTCCCATGATTCAGTGGTGAGCAACTGGGACGACTGCCTGCGGCAATTGAAAATTCATCACAAAAGAGAGCCAAGAGACCGGTATAGTAACAGCAACAACCGGCCTGATATCGTGGTATTTGATGTCGGTACGGGGGCCAACACAGAGTTAGATGTTGCTCTGTCACATCCCTGGGCATCAGACATACTCTGTCAAGCAGCATTGAGAGATGGAGCAGCTGCAACGAGAAGAGAGGACAGGAAGTTTTCGAAATATAGTCAAATTAAGCTTCCTGGCATGGCATCTATGAAGTTTGTCCCTCTTgttatggaacattttggccgtTGGGGTGATGAAGCGACCAAGTACCTCCAGGAGCTTTCGCAAAGATCAACCGACGACGCAGGGAATCACAATTCTAAGGCATTTATGTGTTATTGGCGAAAACGCTTTTCGACAACGCTGcagaagtgcaatgcaaagacgATCTGCAAGAAGATATTGACATTAACTTCCAATGACAATAgaaatatagatatagatgacTTCCTTACACAGttttttattcattag
- the LOC134192277 gene encoding uncharacterized protein LOC134192277, whose amino-acid sequence MLSVPNTTRCVLTETDTHTESRDPESAHPMTNMITVIALLGVLESCLSIAPSLHLLDPLAAKETGALCLDGSPPGYYFRPGSDNAKWRIHLRGGGWCFDERSCLSRSQTSLGTSKFWPKEITDAANGFMSDDSKTNPDFSHWQLAFIEYCDGSSYTGNREEPVQVNDTILYFRGQRIFDELLKDMDRRYGLLTNSTDVILTGTSAGGLATYLHADYLRSLLPTTTSYAVYPDAGYFLDHKDVSGSNKILQAFMNGYRLWNGTGGTNQACIRETSRSDGWKCFFAPYVYRFIQNTRVFVLNSLYDSAQISGIFRLGCNPDKQGNCSKKQLDELQQYRDDMVKALDPVIKSQRDGIFATACYQHEESCQDFDWDGVHVNNVSQRQAFGDWYFNRTQPAHSKYIDVRWPDNKSCKLGIIHGPC is encoded by the exons ATGTTATCAGTTCCCAACACAACTCGTTGCGTATTGACGGAGACTGACACCCACACTGAGTCACGTGATCCTGAGTCTGCACATCCTATGACAAATATGATTACTGTGATTGCGCTACTGGGCGTGCTGGAGAGTTGCTTGTCGATTGCTCCATCTCTTCATCTGCTTGACCCTCTAGCAGCCAAGGAAACCGGAGCTCTCTGCCTCGATGGCAGCCCTCCAGGATACTATTTCAGACCAG GATCTGACAATGCCAAGTGGCGAATTCACCTGCGAGGTGGTGGCTGGTGCTTTGACGAACGTTCTTGCCTGTCGAGATCTCAAACTTCTCTGGGAACCAGCAAATTCTGGCCAAAAGAGATAACAGATGCTGCCAATGGATTCATGAGTGACGACTCTAAGACAAACCCGGATTTTTCTCACTGGCAACTTGCTTTCATTGAATACTGTGATGGCTCATCCTATACAGGAAACAGAGAGGAACCAGTTCAAGTCAATGACACCATTCTTTATTTCAGAGGTCAACGAATTTTCGACGAACTTCTTAAAGACATGGATCGTCGCTACGGGCTACTCACAAACAGCACAGACGTAATACTAACAG gTACATCGGCTGGAGGTTTAGCTACATACCTTCATGCAGACTACCTTCGATCGCTTCTTCCCACTACCACATCTTATGCAGTCTACCCTGACGCTGGATACTTCCTAGATCATAAGGATGTATCTGGATCGAATAAAATTCTTCAAGCCTTCATGAATGGTTATCGTTTATGGAATGGCACTGGAGGCACCAACCAAGCTTGCATTCGTGAAACATCACGCAGTGATGGCTGGAAATGTTTCTTTGCTCCCTATGTCTATAGATTCATACAAAACACAAGAGTGTTTGTCTTAAACTCTCTTTATGATTCTGCCCAAATTTCAGGAATTTTTCGTCTTGGTTGCAATCCAGACAAGCAAGGCAACTGCAGCAAGAAACAACTAGATGAACTCCAGCAATATCGGGATGACATGGTGAAAGCACTAGATCCCGTCATTAAGTCTCAAAGAGATGGCATTTTTGCAACTGCATGTTACCAACATGAAGAATCATGCCAAGACTTTGATTGGGACGGAGTCCATGTTAACAATGTCTCTCAACGTCAAGCGTTTGGTGACTGGTATTTCAACCGAACTCAACCGGCTCACAGCAAATACATCGATGTTCGCTGGCCAGACAACAAATCTTGCAAGTTAGGTATCATTCATGGTCCATGTTGA
- the LOC134191850 gene encoding uncharacterized protein LOC134191850 yields MLVSVLDYGAGNILSLVNALKSLNHDVLFIETPQQILAAHKLVFPGVGAFASAMHGLKQSPGIVEALKIYLESNRPFLGICVGLQTLFSGSEESPGIEGLGLIQSTVKLLRGEGLAVPHVGWNGVNVRRDNTILLETNADEMYYFVHSYAAVVDEATSDWLLATSDYGCEFVSVVQRGNVVATQFHPEKSGAIGLALLQRFVDCDPVVDVPRDLMPIRPVTKPTRLAKRVVACLDVRANDNGDLVVTKGDQYDVRERVATNDRGRVRNLGKPVDLAARYYEEGADEIVFLNITSFRNCPLQDLPMLEVLRKASEKIFVPLTVGGGIRDMHAPKTNDSKSDVGFYSALDVAAAYFRSGADKISIGSDAVYAAEEYVVSGGKKTGKTSIEMIAATYGKQAVVISVDPKRVYVASPTEVVRHRVIRTVNRGPNAEEYCWYQCTVSGGRESRDIDVHEMVKACEDLGAGEIMLNCIDKDGTNSGYDIEFIADVKAAVHIPVIASSGAGCAAHFSEVFQKTNADAALAAGIFHRHEVPIETVKKHLAQQAITVRQQ; encoded by the exons ATGTTGGTTAGTGTGCTTGACTACGGAGCTGGTAACATTCTCAGCCTTGTCAATGCACTGAAGTCACTTAATCACGATGTTTTATTCATCGAGACTCCTCAGCAGATCCTAGCTGCTCACAAATTGGTCTTTCCAGGCGTGGGAGCATTTGCCAGCGCCATGCACGGTCTAAAACAATCTCCAGGAATTGTGGAGGCACTTAAAATTTACCTAGAATCGAACAGGCCGTTTCTGGGCATCTGCGTTGGCTTACAGACTTTATTTTCGGGCAGTGAGGAGTCGCCGGGCATAGAAGGTCTCGGTTTGATTCAATCAACTGTAAAACTGTTGAGAGGTGAGGGACTGGCTGTTCCACACGTGGGTTGGAATGGTGTAAACGTGCGGAGAGACAATACAATTCTTCTCGAAACAAATGCCGATGAGATGTATTACTTTGTTCATTCATATGCGGCTGTGGTGGACGAGGCCACTTCTGATTGGCTGCTGGCCACTTCGGACTACGGATGTGAGTTTGTGAGTGTCGTTCAACGAGGCAACGTTGTGGCGACTCAGTTCCATCCTGAAAAGAGTGGAGCTATTGGTTTAGCACTACTACAGCGATTCGTTGATTGTGACCCGGTTGTTGATGTACCTCGTGATCTTATGCCCATACGTCCTGTCACGAAGCCCACCCGGTTGGCTAAACGAGTGGTTGCCTGTTTAGATGTGCGAGCTAACGACAATGGTGATTTGGTCGTTACAAAGGGTGATCAATATGatgtgagagagagagttgcgaCGAACGATCGAGGTCGAGTTCGAAATCTTGGAAAACCGGTGGACTTAGCGGCAAGATATTACGAAGAAGGAGCCGACGAGATCGTCTTTCTAAACATTACGAGTTTTCGAAATTGTCCGTTACAGGATTTACCAATGCTTGAAGTACTGAGGAAAGCTTCTGAGAAGATATTCGTGCCTCTTACCGTTGGTGGAGGTATCAGAGACATGCATGCACCGAAGACAAATGACAGCAAGTCTGATGTTGGATTTTATAGTGCACTGGATGTTGCTGCTGCTTACTTTCGTTCTGGAGCAGATAAGATATCTATTGGCAGCGATGCGGTATACGCGGCTGAGGAATATGTTGTGAGTGGAGGAAAGAAGACGGGAAAGACATCGATTGAGATGATAGCAGCAACGTATGGAAAACAA GCTGTTGTTATATCTGTTGATCCAAAGAGAGTGTATGTTGCCTCTCCGACTGAAGTTGTGAGACATCGTGTTATTAGAACTGTTAACAGAGGTCCTAATGCTGAAGAGTATTGTTGGTATCAGTGCACGGTGAGTGGAGGAAGGGAAAGCCGTGATATCGATGTTCACGAAATGGTAAAGGCTTGTGAAGATCTTGGAGCTGGAGAGATCATGCTTAACTGCATAGACAAGGATGG TACCAATTCTGGATATGACATTGAGTTTATTGCTGACGTGAAGGCAGCAGTGCATATTCCGGTCATTGCATCAAGTGGGGCGGGTTGTGCTGCTCATTTCTCTGAAGTCTTCCAGAAAACAAACGCAGATGCAGCTCTAGCAGCAGGAATATTTCACCGCCATGAAGTACCAATAGAAACGGTAAAGAAACATCTCGCACAGCAAGCAATCACAGTGAGACAGCAATAA
- the LOC134192278 gene encoding countin-1-like, which yields MKTLIAVLVLFCFFAASDSTKRDPRLHLVSPPVAPKHADFDLCSICFQLSGEGLTEILNIILNVGLLGGCNELCSLIKSPELLQTACNIVCDVVGIKIFVDVIQRVDLDTIYFCELLKLCKVNDHGDAEIRSLTITPNDGPAGTVFQIKLDFTTRNGTGTGELIVDVDTIDGLPVTGGELLESLAPGAYSVSMNLNTGAACQQEPCESWQPGTYNVTTTMCNGECGSSHPHSQIYANATRSFQITQ from the coding sequence ATGAAGACACTCATTGCAGTCCTCGTGCTCTTTTGCTTCTTTGCCGCATCAGATAGTACCAAACGCGACCCTCGACTGCATCTCGTCTCTCCACCGGTCGCCCCCAAACATGCTGACTTCGATCTGTGCAGTATCTGCTTTCAACTGAGCGGAGAGGGACTCACTGAGATACTCAACATCATTCTCAATGTTGGTCTGTTAGGGGGATGTAATGAACTGTGCAGTCTGATCAAGAGTCCAGAATTACTCCAAACTGCCTGCAACATTGTCTGTGACGTAGTTGGTATCAAGATATTTGTAGATGTTATCCAGCGTGTTGATCTAGATACCATCTACTTCTGTGAGCTGCTGAAACTTTGTAAAGTAAACGATCACGGTGATGCAGAAATCAGGTCACTCACTATCACACCGAACGACGGGCCAGCAGGAACTGTGTTTCAAATCAAGTTGGACTTCACAACAAGGAACGGAACGGGAACTGGAGAGTTGATAGTTGATGTTGATACAATCGATGGACTTCCAGTCACAGGTGGAGAACTGTTGGAATCGTTGGCTCCTGGTGCCTACAGTGTGTCAATGAATCTAAACACGGGAGCAGCTTGTCAGCAGGAGCCCTGTGAGTCGTGGCAGCCTGGCACATACAATGTGACTACAACCATGTGCAATGGTGAATGTGGCAGCAGTCATCCACACAGTCAGATTTATGCCAATGCGACAAGATCGTTCCAGATCACTCAATGA
- the LOC134191851 gene encoding uncharacterized protein LOC134191851 isoform X1, translating to MDRFFKSFRPPSDDDMDDPFREFRVFFGGLDDDDDNPTSSGPTFGGAFGFSRDMFREMDELMQEIMTSGRGGRYRPGMREDDPDRNFGSDMRNRMLKDPNDPFWRREYRPTEKSAEKPPDSPLGKRWGEWPSFLKKKRFFPDITTQPKGDTDLDASIAADPSQLDYLLRQEQEKDSPVMNQADGSLSHDMTYSHSSTTFSMSTDGSYERRQTTRRRDVHGNEEETVIQSDENETRTVTTYRHSNGEEETTEMINRNRPEDFLSPIERRYTHEENPAHTLTDDLSNKPSTILRRFWNSIWSS from the exons ATGGATAGGTTTTTCAAATCATTTCGACCGCCATCTGACGACGACATGGATGATCCATTTCGCGAATTTCGTGTTTTCTTCGGCGGTCtagacgacgacgacgacaatcCAACGTCATCAGG ACCTACGTTTGGAGGAGCATTTGGTTTCAGTAGAGATATGTTTCGCGAGATGGATGAGCTGATGCAAGAAATCATGACGAGTGGTCGAGGTGGCCGCTACCGACCTGGCATGCGTGAAGACGACCCGGACCGTAATTTTGGTAGCGACATGCGTAACCGAATGCTCAAGGATCCTAATGACCCGTTTTGGAGGCGAGAATATCGACCCACAGAGAAATCGGCAGAGAAACCGCCTGAT TCACCTCTAGGCAAACGATGGGGTGAATGGCCGTCTTTT CTGAAGAAGAAACGTTTTTTCCCTGACATCACAACTCAACCCAAAGGAGACACAG ACTTAGACGCATCTATTGCTGCTGATCCATCACAGCTCGACTACTTACTAAGACAGGAGCAAGAGAAAGATTCACCTGTGATGAACCAAGCAGATGGGTCTCTATCACACGATATGACCTACTCACACAGTAGTACAACATTTAGCATGTCCACTGATGGA TCATATGAGAGGAGACAGACTACAAGAAGACGTGATGTTCATGGCAATGAAGAA GAAACAGTCATACAATCTGATGAGAATGAGACTCGTACAGTCACCACATATCGTCATTCCAACGGGGAAGAAGAGACAACAGAGATGATTAACCGCAACAGACCTGAAG ATTTTCTCTCTCCAATAGAAAGACGATACACTCACGAAGAGAATCCAGcgcacacactgacagacgaCCTCAGTAACAAGCCATCAACAATACTCAGACGTTTCTGGAACAGTATTTGGTCATCATAA